The following are encoded in a window of Episyrphus balteatus chromosome X, idEpiBalt1.1, whole genome shotgun sequence genomic DNA:
- the LOC129920677 gene encoding jerky protein homolog-like — protein sequence MATFEEISPNQNQFKSIVTGLIYDPRAINKLNFTDVCNITDALSKNLAALSLASVSKGVNSLTEIPLITISDYSTQHNLLPQSIENCRQKSYFERLMLAGENNNYLKPPSSFETLPSVVKHKSFDAAYMFRFRKNAQVKPSSFSSYFTHERRGSLKKYNLARRCSENFVKSTINPYGYSLRQRLQLTNNYCLVPEQYYRIGQTTLYWRSLPAKESEATPLADISHRDRLIVLYCTNFNGTHKLKPLVIGSSRDPRVIGHFEAFVEYRYSKYATISPKMLDDWFFQHFIHEVSVFLKSQGLTQKAILFLDPSVDQHPPLTQLISHKHHMRAVKLSTDIAVDQTVVGLARIEYKKRLLIDAVACPNKSAKLGDAIAIIRLAWDTVRPYAIEKCCRYVLPSEDRSGFPETNPTAILRAMQLQHITKLEIQRLLFCMPGGKEFDKCDIDNWIYYDEGYIDNKNPFF from the exons atggcaacatTTGAAGAAATATCACCAAATCAAAATCAGTTTAAGTCCATTGTTACTGGTTTAATATATGATCCAAGAgccataaataaattaaattttaccgACGTTTGTAACATTACCGATGCCTTATCGAAAAATCTAGCAGCTCTGTCACTTGCATCCGTATCCAAAGGTGTTAATAGCTTAACTGAAATTCCTCTCATAACAATCAGTGATTATTCAACCCAACACAACCTATTACCACAATCAATAGAAAATTGTCGacaaaaatcatattttgaaCGTCTAATGCTAGCGGGTGAAAATAACAATTATCTCAAACCACCGTCAAGCTTTGAAACGCTACCATCAGTTGTAAAACATAAAAGTTTCGATGCTGCATACATGTTTAGATTTCGCAAGAATGCCCAAGTCAAACCCTCGTCGTTTTCATCATATTTCACTCACGAACGTAGGGGCTCATTGAAGAAATATAATTTAGCACGAAGATGCTCGGAAAACTTTGTTAAATCTACCATCAATCCTTATGGATATTCGCTTCGACAAAGATTGCAATTGACAAACAATTATTGTCTTGTACCGGAGCAGTATTATCGCATAGGTCAAACAACACTCTATTGGAGATCTTTGCCAGCTAAAGAATCTGAAGCAACACCGTTGGCTGATATTTCACATCGTGATCGGTTGATAGTTTTGTACTGTACTAATTTCAATGGTACTCATAAGTTGAAACCTTTGGTTATTGGATCAAGTCGAGATCCAAGGGTTATTGGACATTTTGAAGCTTTTGTTGAATACAGGTACAGCAAATATGCTACTATATCACCAAAAATGTTGGATGACTGGTTTTTTCAGCATTTTATACATGAG gtttctgtttttttaaaaagccaagGTCTAACTCAGAAAGCAATACTCTTTCTAGATCCTTCGGTTGATCAGCATCCTCCTTTGACGCAATTGATTTCCCACAAACATCACATGAGAGCAGTCAAACTTTCCACAGATATTGCTGTGGATCAAACAGTTGTTGGTTTGGCACGTATCGAATATAAAAAACGTCTGCTAATTGATGCAGTTGCATGTCCGAATAAATCCGCTAAGCTTGGTGATGCGATTGCTATTATTCGTTTGGCTTGGGATACAGTTAGACCATATGCTATTGAGAAGTGTTGTCGTTATGTTTTGCCGAGTGAAGATCGATCTGGTTTTCCCGAAACCAATCCAACAGCGATACTTCGAGCAATGCAATTGCAACATATTACAAAATTGGAAATTCAAAGATTACTATTTTGTATGCCTGGAGGAAAGGAATTTGACAAGTGCGATATTGATAATTGGATTTATTACGACGAAGGATATATTGATAATAAAAAtcctttcttttaa